Genomic segment of Salvia splendens isolate huo1 chromosome 12, SspV2, whole genome shotgun sequence:
AATCGATCGATCAGCTCTGCTGCAGCAAGAATGGGATGAACCGTTGCGCAAATTTGGCGGCGGTGAAGGTCGGAAAGGGGAAGGGGATGAAGGTTAGGTGCATGGCGAGCGTGCCGGCCGACCGGGTGCCGGACATGGGCAAGAGAGAGCTCATGAATCTGCTGCTTCTCGGCGCCATTTCTCTTCCTGCAACCGGGATGTTGTTGCCCTACACTTACTTCTTTGTTCCACCTGGGTTtgttttctctctctagattgGTTTGGTTTTGTGAGTTTGTTGATTTTTTCTATCTAATAAATCattataactaaaaaaattacgGTCTtcccaaatattgtcccactttgacctgggacgagttttaagaaatataatgaaaagtgagttaaaaaagttagtggaacgtgagttttacttttatatattagttttataataaaatgtgggtgatgatgagttagtggaatatgaggtccactgacaaaaatgacaaaaagtgaaataggacaaattttgtaggacggatggaaatgaaaaaatgggacaaagtttcagggacggagggagtagtaataaaTTTTGGTCTTCTATATTTCTTACGAGTTTTAaaatttggtttaaaatatcacaaatttcacatttcgTTTGTCATTTCCTATTACTATAGGTCAATCACCATATCATACTACTAAAGTATATGGCTTTTTCTTTATCCTACTTGGTATGACTAAATTAGCGTGACTTTCAATCATACTTCTCACGAATTTAAAAAGTGGTTTAAAATATCGTAAATGTTTCACGATTACCCACGTAGAATATCTTATTTGGATCAGTTTGAAAAATAAGTAACgaaatgtaaagtttgtgatcCGAGGAAAATACCATAATTTGACAGTGACGTCAAATACATAGAATTGCATAATTGTATAcaaatgaaaaatcaaattttagttaatattatacattttttactcaatatttgtgtttgtgtggtTACCGAGAACAGTTCTGGAGGGGGTGGTGGTGGCACTCCGGCAAAGGATGCTTTGGGGAACGACGTCGTTGCAGAGGAATGGCTCAAAACGCATGGACCCGGTGACCGGACCCTCACACAGGGATTGAGGGTAATGCAAATTAATATGAGCTATTATAAGGATAGGATTCCATCTTTCATATGTTGAAAGGATAGGTTTGATTCTTTGGTGATTTTCAGGGTGATCCAACGTACCTCGTTGTGGAGAACGACAAAACTCTTGCAACGTATGGTATCAACGCCGTCTGCACCCATCTTGGTTGCGTTGTGCCATGGAACAAGGCTGAGAACAAGTTCATGTGCCCGTGCCACGGATCACAATACAACAACCAAGGGAAAGTTGTCAGAGGACCTGCTCCCTTGGTATGTTTTCGTGTTACATCTCGTATATATTGGCACAAAAATCATCATCTTTCCCTTGTACATTTTTAACCATCATCTTACCCTTGTATATTTCAATCCGTATTTTGAATCTTGCTGAAATATGGGTTTGGATATATTTTCTTGACCAGACTCGTCAGACGGTCTCACACAAGACTTCCCAAAGTTAGAAATACACGGTGTTTGTAGGACTGCATAGAGCTTATTACTATCATctttaatttgaattaaaaaaaataaactaaattaaacaaacttcttgttttcatttttgttaatGAAGTGGTGATGTGATTTGTTATATAATTTGGTTGGTTGTGCAGTCTTTGGCTTTGGCTCATGCAGATATTGATGATGGAAAGGTGATTTTTGTTCCATGGGTGGAGACTGATTTTAGAACTGGAGAGGACCCATGGTGGTCTTAGATCGCTCTAGAACATTCTCATTTGTGTATTCACAACTTCTCTATGAATGAATGTAAAGCCTCAAGATAAACTTGATGTTACTATGTATTTTTGACACATacctataattataatttgtgTAAATCATAGTTTTTAATTTAATGCAAAAGATTGCATACCCCCATATTCATGGTCTATATATAGAAGATTTTATGGTATATaggaatattttatttgagCATCATTGGTAAGAATctcatatatatttga
This window contains:
- the LOC121759644 gene encoding cytochrome b6-f complex iron-sulfur subunit 1, chloroplastic-like translates to MASSTTLSSSITPSQLCCSKNGMNRCANLAAVKVGKGKGMKVRCMASVPADRVPDMGKRELMNLLLLGAISLPATGMLLPYTYFFVPPGSGGGGGGTPAKDALGNDVVAEEWLKTHGPGDRTLTQGLRGDPTYLVVENDKTLATYGINAVCTHLGCVVPWNKAENKFMCPCHGSQYNNQGKVVRGPAPLSLALAHADIDDGKVIFVPWVETDFRTGEDPWWS